The following proteins are encoded in a genomic region of Emys orbicularis isolate rEmyOrb1 chromosome 19, rEmyOrb1.hap1, whole genome shotgun sequence:
- the LOC135891974 gene encoding 25-hydroxyvitamin D-1 alpha hydroxylase, mitochondrial, with the protein MPQTLKLASRASLLTRGFPEIWAELGFKAPDRVIKTHKTLEDMPGPNALGFFTDLFCKRGLARLHELQIEGKAKYGPVWKASFGPILTVHVAEPSLIEQVLRQEGKHPIRSDLSSWKDYRVCRGHAYGLLTAEGEEWQKIRSILGKHMLKPKEVESYTGTLNGVVSDLIHRLQHQRSRHQQHVVKDVAGEFYKFGLEGISSVLFESRIGCLEPEVPKETETFIRSINRMFVMTLLTMAMPKFLHRVFPKPWKTFCESWDYMFAFAKGHIDKRMTEVAEKVSRGETVEGKYLTYYLAQEKLSMKSIYGNVTELLLAGVDTISSTLSWSLYELSRHPRVQAALHEEITGVMKGGAVPSAADLAQMPLLKAVVKEALRLYPVIPGNARVISDRDIQVGEYLIPRKTLITLCHYATSRDARFFPEPDSFKPERWLQKDASHHPYASIPFGVGKRSCIGRRIAELEVHLALARILMHFEVKPEPERGPVRPMTRTLLVPEKDINLQFVSR; encoded by the exons ATGCCTCAGACCCTGAAGCTGGCCAGCAGGGCTTCCCTGCTCACCAGGGGCTTCCCAGAGATCTGGGCTGAGCTCGGCTTCAAGGCACCAGACAGAGTGATCAAGACCCACAAGACCCTGGAGGACATGCCAGGACCCAACGCACTGGGCTTCTTCACGGACCTCTTCTGCAAAAGAGGGCTGGCCAGGCTGCACGAGCTACAG ATCGAAGGAAAAGCCAAATACGGGCCGGTGTGGAAAGCCAGCTTTGGGCCGATCCTGACCGTCCACGTCGCGGAGCCCAGCCTGATCGAGCAGGTGCTGAGGCAAGAAGGCAAGCACCCCATCCGCTCCGACCTGTCCTCCTGGAAGGACTACCGGGTGTGCCGGGGCCACGCGTACGGGCTGCTCACGGC AGAAGGCGAGGAGTGGCAGAAGATTCGCAGCATCCTGGGCAAACACATGCTGAAGCCCAAGGAGGTGGAGTCATACACGGGGACCCTGAACGGCGTGGTCAGCGACCTCATCCACCGGCTGCAGCACCAGCggagccgccaccagcagcacgTGGTCAAGGACGTGGCGGGCGAGTTCTACAAATTCGGCCTGGAAG GCATCTCCTCGGTGCTCTTCGAATCCCGCATCGGCTGCCTGGAGCCCGAGGTGCCCAAGGAGACGGAGACCTTCATCCGCTCCATCAACCGCATGTTCGTCATGACCCTGCTCACCATGGCCATGCCCAAGTTCCTCCACCGCGTCTTCCCCAAGCCCTGGAAGACCTTCTGCGAGTCTTGGGACTACATGTTCGCTTTTG CCAAGGGCCACATCGACAAGCGAATGACCGAGGTGGCAGAGAAAGTCTCGCGGGGGGAGACGGTGGAAGGCAAATACCTCACTTACTACCTCGCCCAGGAGAAGCTCTCCATGAAATCCATCTACGGCAACGTGACCGAGCTGCTGCTGGCCGGGGTGGACACG ATCTCCAGCACCCTGTCCTGGAGCCTGTATGAGCTGTCCCGTCACCCCCGGGTCCAGGCGGCGCTGCACGAGGAGATCACCGGGGTGATGAAAGGCGGCGCCGTCCCGTCGGCCGCAGACCTGGCCCAGATGCCCCTGCTGAAGGCGGTGGTGAAGGAAGCGTTGAG GTTGTACCCGGTGATCCCCGGCAATGCCCGTGTCATCTCAGACCGAGACATCCAAGTGGGAGAATATCTCATCCCCAGGAAG ACCCTGATCACGCTGTGCCACTACGCCACCTCCCGGGACGCCCGCTTCTTCCCTGAGCCCGACTCCTTCAAGCCGGAGCGCTGGCTGCAGAAGGATGCCTCGCACCACCCCTACGCCTCCATCCCCTTCGGCGTCGGCAAGCGCAGCTGCATCGGGAGGCGCATCGCGGAGCTGGAGGTGCACCTGGCGCTGGCCCGG ATCCTGATGCACTTTGAGGTGAagccggagccggagcggggccCGGTCAGGCCCATGACCCGCACCCTCCTGGTGCCCGAGAAGGACATCAACCTGCAGTTTGTGAGCCGCTAA